The following proteins are encoded in a genomic region of Shinella zoogloeoides:
- a CDS encoding GNAT family N-acetyltransferase, whose translation MLRPIEEADAPLMLSLRQRPDLTEFLPPLDITLDEQRAWVRRQMTRPEDYMFAIQPLGRDTPIGFFAAYNPVGDGEMEWGRWVMGESSPVLLESVLLLHRFIFETLDMKRLFSHTAEGNIRVLTFHEIYGARRCGLHPAALQIGDRRHDMVEHEILRPDWDRIRQKYARFL comes from the coding sequence ATGCTGAGGCCCATCGAGGAGGCGGACGCGCCGCTGATGCTTTCCCTTCGCCAGCGCCCCGATCTGACGGAATTCCTGCCACCGCTCGACATTACGCTGGACGAGCAGCGCGCCTGGGTAAGGCGCCAGATGACCCGACCGGAGGACTACATGTTCGCCATCCAGCCGCTGGGCAGGGACACGCCCATCGGCTTTTTCGCCGCCTACAATCCGGTGGGCGACGGCGAGATGGAATGGGGCCGCTGGGTGATGGGCGAATCCAGCCCCGTGCTTCTGGAATCGGTCCTGCTTCTGCACCGTTTCATCTTCGAGACGCTGGACATGAAACGGCTGTTTTCCCACACGGCCGAGGGCAATATCCGCGTCCTGACATTTCATGAGATCTATGGTGCGCGCCGCTGCGGCCTCCATCCCGCCGCCTTGCAGATCGGCGACCGCAGGCACGACATGGTGGAGCATGAAATCCTGCGTCCCGACTGGGAC